A stretch of the Pseudomonas helvetica genome encodes the following:
- a CDS encoding glycosyltransferase family 1 protein, translating into MFYAPASGGVRTYLDAKHRRLGRKPGIRHSLLVPGARRSEQDGVYTVPAPALPFGKGYRFPLRLTPWRNALHDLQPDLIEVGDPYLTAWAALDARRELDVPVIGFYHSDLPLLASNRVGNWVTPNVEAYIRKLYGNFDRVLTPSQIMADKLMGLGVKNVYVQPLGVDLQTFNPDARDPDLRAKLKIAEDIRLLIFAGRGSKEKNIPVLLNCMKRLGNRYHLLLVGTSVSAQVPDNVTLIDEFCPAPQVARLMASADALLHAGDQETFGLVVLEAMACGIPVVAVAAGAFNEIINEHCGILCAPNNPVAMANAVRELFAQHNDLGRSARRHVEQHYAWDSVVNSLLGHYYAVLGAPLPRLSNG; encoded by the coding sequence ATGTTCTACGCACCGGCCAGCGGTGGCGTGCGGACTTATCTGGATGCCAAGCACCGCCGCCTGGGCCGTAAGCCGGGGATTCGTCACAGCTTGCTGGTCCCAGGAGCACGGCGGAGCGAGCAGGACGGTGTCTACACGGTGCCCGCCCCGGCCCTGCCCTTCGGCAAAGGCTATCGCTTCCCGCTGCGACTGACGCCCTGGCGCAATGCCCTGCACGACCTGCAACCGGACCTGATAGAAGTCGGCGATCCTTACCTGACAGCTTGGGCAGCGCTGGATGCGCGGCGTGAACTGGATGTTCCAGTGATTGGCTTCTATCACTCCGACTTACCGCTTTTGGCGAGCAACCGTGTGGGCAACTGGGTCACGCCGAATGTCGAAGCGTATATCCGCAAGCTGTACGGCAACTTTGACCGGGTGCTGACGCCGAGCCAGATCATGGCCGACAAGCTCATGGGGCTTGGGGTCAAAAACGTTTACGTCCAACCCTTGGGCGTGGACCTGCAAACCTTCAATCCAGACGCCCGTGACCCGGATCTGCGGGCGAAGCTGAAGATCGCCGAAGACATTCGACTGCTGATATTCGCCGGGCGAGGTTCCAAGGAGAAAAACATTCCCGTCCTGCTCAATTGCATGAAGCGTCTGGGAAACCGTTATCACCTGCTGCTGGTCGGTACCTCGGTGTCGGCACAGGTACCGGATAACGTCACGCTGATCGATGAGTTCTGCCCTGCACCACAGGTGGCCCGGCTGATGGCCAGCGCCGATGCCTTGCTGCATGCAGGCGATCAGGAAACCTTTGGCCTGGTCGTTCTCGAAGCCATGGCCTGTGGCATTCCGGTGGTTGCCGTGGCAGCGGGTGCCTTCAACGAAATCATCAATGAGCACTGCGGCATACTCTGCGCCCCCAATAATCCAGTGGCGATGGCCAACGCTGTGCGCGAACTGTTTGCACAACATAACGATCTCGGTCGATCCGCCCGCCGCCATGTCGAACAGCATTACGCCTGGGATTCAGTGGTCAACAGCCTGCTGGGTCACTATTACGCAGTCCTCGGCGCCCCTTTGCCGCGGCTGAGCAATGGCTGA
- a CDS encoding polysaccharide deacetylase family protein yields MADAMNTPSLLLVLHDVTPQSWADYQPFVEAVDALGEVPMTWLVVPDFHKHHHLDSHPVFRSVLTRRIELGDELALHGYYHCDDSPLTAHPRDWFMRRVYTHEGEFYSLSQPAALARLLAGIELFSRYHWPLEGFVAPAWLMSEGTRQALRQLPLSYTSDSQHLYRLPDFSRVNAPGLVWSARSTWRRGVSKIISAQRELRWQHAPVIRLGVHPVDLRHEFSRTYWLQTLERLLNNGRVPMTKARWLRTQSAQVGRAA; encoded by the coding sequence ATGGCTGACGCCATGAACACGCCCAGCCTGCTTCTGGTACTGCACGACGTCACCCCGCAAAGCTGGGCCGACTATCAGCCGTTTGTCGAAGCGGTGGACGCGCTCGGTGAAGTGCCGATGACCTGGCTGGTCGTTCCCGACTTTCACAAACACCACCACCTCGATAGCCATCCGGTTTTTCGGAGCGTGCTGACCCGCCGCATCGAGCTCGGCGACGAACTGGCACTTCACGGTTACTACCATTGCGATGACAGCCCGCTAACGGCGCACCCCCGTGACTGGTTCATGCGCCGGGTCTACACCCACGAAGGCGAGTTCTACAGTCTTTCGCAACCGGCTGCGCTGGCCCGCCTGCTCGCCGGGATCGAATTGTTCAGCCGTTACCACTGGCCACTGGAGGGGTTTGTTGCACCGGCCTGGCTGATGAGCGAAGGCACGCGTCAAGCCCTGCGCCAGTTACCGCTGAGCTACACCAGTGATTCGCAGCACCTGTATCGCCTGCCGGATTTCTCCCGGGTCAACGCCCCAGGCTTGGTCTGGAGCGCGCGCAGTACCTGGCGTCGTGGCGTGTCGAAAATTATCAGCGCTCAACGCGAACTGCGCTGGCAGCACGCCCCGGTGATTCGCCTGGGCGTACACCCGGTGGACCTGCGCCATGAGTTCTCCCGCACTTACTGGCTGCAGACCCTCGAACGCTTGCTCAATAACGGCCGAGTACCAATGACCAAGGCTCGGTGGCTGCGCACGCAAAGCGCTCAGGTCGGTCGCGCCGCATGA
- a CDS encoding lysylphosphatidylglycerol synthase transmembrane domain-containing protein, producing the protein MSRVLWLVAALLCAVLIPLLLGANELWPRLQHFPPTLLLAMPGMILLCWFTNSIRLRLLLGEQRSRIGRLKCLGVVMSTEFAICATPGGGGGPLTLMALLARNGVRPAHGSAVFAMDQLSDLLFFLCALIAIVVYALFQHLSQNLEWMLTLSAISMVGGLFSCGVVARYHRLLIRLSGRVLKHFKLNAATRRRWARKLLHFLAAFTETLKLPARTLISVFALTCVHWLLRYSVLYLALRGLGTDLQWAWSFLIQMLSLSAGQFSLLPGGAGAAELTSAALLAPMVGKSTAAAAILIWRAVTYYFYLLAGAPVFLVMAGKPLLNKLMKIKQA; encoded by the coding sequence ATGAGTCGCGTCCTGTGGCTGGTCGCCGCCCTGCTCTGCGCGGTGCTGATCCCGCTATTGCTCGGTGCCAATGAACTATGGCCACGACTGCAGCACTTCCCGCCGACATTGTTGCTGGCGATGCCGGGCATGATCCTGCTCTGCTGGTTCACCAACTCAATACGCTTGCGCTTGTTGCTGGGTGAACAGCGCAGCCGGATAGGCCGCCTGAAATGCCTTGGGGTGGTGATGTCCACCGAGTTCGCGATTTGCGCGACCCCGGGCGGCGGCGGTGGACCGCTGACACTGATGGCCCTGCTGGCGCGCAATGGTGTGCGCCCAGCCCATGGCAGTGCGGTGTTCGCCATGGATCAGTTGAGCGATTTGCTGTTCTTTCTCTGCGCGCTGATCGCCATCGTGGTGTATGCACTGTTTCAGCACTTGAGTCAGAACCTGGAGTGGATGTTGACACTCAGCGCCATTTCGATGGTCGGCGGCCTGTTCAGTTGCGGGGTGGTGGCACGCTACCATCGCCTGCTGATTCGCCTCAGCGGTCGCGTGCTCAAGCACTTCAAGCTCAACGCTGCCACCCGGCGCCGTTGGGCACGCAAGCTGCTGCACTTTCTTGCGGCCTTCACGGAAACACTCAAGTTGCCTGCGCGCACACTGATCAGCGTATTTGCGTTGACTTGCGTGCACTGGTTACTGCGCTACAGCGTGTTGTATCTGGCCTTGCGGGGGCTGGGCACGGATCTTCAGTGGGCCTGGAGCTTTTTGATCCAGATGCTCTCACTCAGCGCCGGGCAGTTCAGCCTGTTACCGGGCGGTGCCGGCGCGGCGGAATTGACGTCGGCAGCGCTGTTGGCGCCCATGGTAGGGAAATCGACGGCGGCGGCCGCGATTCTGATCTGGCGCGCGGTGACCTATTACTTCTACTTGCTGGCCGGCGCACCGGTGTTTCTGGTGATGGCCGGTAAACCACTGCTGAACAAGCTGATGAAGATCAAACAGGCTTAG
- the purU gene encoding formyltetrahydrofolate deformylase — MRTFRLVIACPDRVGIVAKVSNFLASHNGWITEASHHSDTLSGWFFMRHEIRADSLPFGLEAFREAFAPIAEEFSMDWRITDTAQKKRVVLMASRESHCLADLLHRWHSDELDCEISCVISNHDDLRSMVEWHGIPYYHVPVDPQNKEPAFADVSRLVKQHDAEVVVLARYMQILPPELCTEYAHKVINIHHSFLPSFVGAKPYHQASMRGVKLIGATCHYVTEELDAGPIIEQDVVRVSHSDSIEDMVRFGRDVEKMVLARGLRYHLEDRVLVHGNKTVVF; from the coding sequence ATGCGCACTTTTCGGCTAGTGATTGCTTGCCCGGACCGCGTCGGTATCGTTGCTAAAGTCAGTAACTTTCTGGCGTCACACAATGGCTGGATCACTGAAGCGAGCCATCACTCGGACACGCTCAGTGGCTGGTTCTTCATGCGTCACGAAATTCGTGCCGATTCGCTGCCGTTCGGCCTTGAGGCGTTTCGTGAGGCCTTTGCACCGATCGCCGAAGAGTTCTCGATGGACTGGCGCATCACCGACACCGCGCAGAAAAAACGCGTGGTATTGATGGCCAGCCGCGAATCCCACTGCCTGGCCGACTTGCTGCACCGCTGGCACAGCGACGAGCTGGACTGCGAAATCTCCTGCGTGATTTCCAACCATGACGACCTGCGCAGCATGGTCGAGTGGCATGGCATTCCTTATTACCATGTGCCGGTGGACCCGCAGAACAAAGAGCCGGCCTTTGCCGACGTTTCGCGCCTGGTCAAACAGCACGACGCCGAAGTGGTGGTGCTGGCGCGTTACATGCAAATCCTGCCGCCGGAACTGTGCACCGAGTACGCCCACAAGGTGATCAACATTCACCACAGCTTCCTGCCATCGTTCGTCGGTGCCAAGCCGTACCACCAGGCGTCGATGCGTGGCGTGAAGCTGATTGGCGCGACCTGCCACTACGTGACCGAAGAGCTGGACGCCGGTCCGATCATCGAGCAGGACGTGGTGCGTGTCAGCCACAGCGACAGTATTGAAGACATGGTGCGTTTCGGCCGTGACGTCGAGAAGATGGTGCTGGCCCGCGGGCTGCGCTATCACCTGGAAGACCGCGTGCTGGTGCATGGCAATAAAACCGTAGTGTTCTGA
- the mvaT gene encoding histone-like nucleoid-structuring protein MvaT gives MSLINEYRATEEAIKELQARLKNLSQDDKLQTELEFEGKLRTLMGEYSKSLRDIIALLDPESKVKAPRGAVKTTGTKRARKVKQYKNPHNGEVIETKGGNHKTLKEWKAKWGGDVVEGWATLLG, from the coding sequence ATGTCCTTGATCAACGAATACCGTGCCACCGAAGAAGCTATCAAAGAGCTGCAAGCCCGTTTGAAGAACCTGTCCCAAGACGACAAACTGCAAACCGAGCTGGAATTCGAAGGCAAACTGCGCACCCTGATGGGCGAATACTCCAAGTCCCTGCGCGACATCATCGCCCTGCTGGATCCAGAGTCCAAAGTTAAAGCGCCACGCGGTGCTGTAAAAACTACCGGCACCAAGCGCGCTCGCAAGGTTAAACAATACAAAAACCCGCACAACGGCGAAGTCATCGAAACCAAAGGTGGCAACCACAAGACTCTGAAAGAGTGGAAAGCCAAGTGGGGCGGTGACGTGGTTGAAGGCTGGGCTACCCTGCTGGGCTAA
- the sbcB gene encoding exodeoxyribonuclease I — protein MTSIFWYDYETTGISPRCDRPLQMAGIRTDLDLNEIDDPVNLYCQPSDDILPHPAACVITGITPGRLAEQGLSEADFMTRVHAQLAAPGTCGAGYNTLRFDDEMTRYSLYRNFFDPYAREWQGGNSRWDLIDVVRAAYALRPDGIVWPEEDDRVTLKLERLTAANGLDHGQAHDALSDVRATIALARLIRDKQPKLYDWLFKLRSKQKVMDQIRLLQPMVHISGRFSAARSYVGVVLPLAWHPRNRNALIVCDLHLDPQGLLDQDAETLRQRLYTRREDLAEGELPVPLKLIHINRCPVVAPLSVLRAEDRQRLQLDMAQYEARALRLSDAQEVWRDKVLAIYAREDFTPIEDPEQQLYDGFIGDRDRRLCEQVRHADPMQLAQEQWPFDDERLPELLFRYRARNFPETLSHEEHERWRLFCQQRLSDAGWGAPNTLQGFNEAMAQCSLSATAIQQQVLDEWREYVDSLRKRLEL, from the coding sequence GTGACCTCCATCTTCTGGTACGACTACGAAACCACCGGCATCTCACCGCGCTGCGACCGTCCGCTGCAAATGGCCGGGATTCGCACCGACCTTGACCTCAACGAGATCGACGATCCGGTCAATCTCTACTGCCAGCCGAGCGACGACATCCTGCCGCACCCGGCGGCGTGCGTGATTACCGGCATCACCCCCGGCCGCCTGGCCGAGCAAGGCCTGAGTGAAGCCGACTTCATGACCCGGGTACATGCGCAACTTGCGGCCCCCGGAACCTGTGGTGCCGGTTACAACACCTTGCGCTTCGATGATGAAATGACCCGTTACAGCCTGTACCGGAATTTCTTTGATCCGTATGCGCGGGAGTGGCAGGGCGGCAACAGTCGCTGGGATCTGATCGACGTGGTGCGCGCGGCGTACGCGTTGCGCCCGGACGGTATCGTCTGGCCTGAAGAAGATGATCGCGTCACGTTGAAACTCGAACGCCTGACCGCCGCCAATGGCCTCGACCATGGCCAGGCTCACGATGCGTTGTCCGATGTGCGCGCGACGATTGCCCTGGCGCGGTTGATCCGTGACAAGCAGCCAAAACTCTACGACTGGCTGTTCAAGCTGCGCAGCAAGCAGAAGGTCATGGATCAGATCCGGCTGTTGCAACCGATGGTGCATATCTCCGGGCGTTTCTCGGCAGCCCGCAGCTATGTAGGGGTGGTCTTGCCGTTGGCCTGGCACCCGCGCAATCGCAATGCACTGATTGTCTGCGACCTGCATCTCGACCCGCAGGGGCTACTCGACCAAGACGCCGAGACCTTGCGTCAGCGTTTGTATACTCGCCGCGAAGATCTGGCCGAAGGCGAATTACCGGTGCCGCTCAAACTGATTCACATCAACCGTTGCCCGGTGGTGGCACCGTTGTCGGTGTTGCGCGCCGAAGACCGGCAACGATTGCAACTGGACATGGCGCAGTATGAAGCGCGCGCACTGCGTCTAAGTGACGCACAGGAAGTATGGCGAGATAAAGTTCTGGCCATTTATGCCCGCGAGGATTTCACGCCAATCGAGGACCCTGAACAACAGTTATACGACGGCTTCATTGGCGATCGGGACCGGCGTTTATGCGAACAAGTCCGACATGCGGACCCGATGCAATTAGCGCAAGAGCAATGGCCGTTCGATGATGAACGTTTGCCGGAATTATTATTTCGTTATCGTGCGCGTAACTTTCCCGAGACCTTGAGTCACGAGGAGCACGAGCGCTGGAGATTATTCTGTCAGCAACGTTTGTCAGACGCCGGATGGGGCGCGCCGAATACCTTGCAGGGGTTTAATGAGGCAATGGCGCAATGCTCGCTTAGTGCTACAGCGATTCAGCAACAGGTACTGGACGAGTGGCGCGAGTATGTCGACTCATTACGCAAGCGTTTGGAGCTTTGA
- a CDS encoding RDD family protein, whose product MRKTSASPRKATLPPPLDTRHQVETPEGIDLPLRPAGLMPRVLAFAIDLGVRGLVLGLLFIVLALLGSVGIGLGSVLLFLVSWWYMVLFEVLNQGRSPGKQLMGLRVVHDDGTPVGWPASLIRNLLRFVDMLPFGYSLGAISCLQHPTFKRLGDIAAGTLVIYREQAVTRPQIPQALALHPPFALNLNEQRAVLGFAERQTELSSERVNELAAILAEPLHVSPPHAVAKLNGIARSLLGPA is encoded by the coding sequence ATGCGCAAGACTTCAGCATCGCCAAGGAAAGCAACGCTGCCCCCGCCACTGGACACGCGGCATCAGGTTGAAACGCCGGAAGGCATCGATCTGCCGCTGCGACCTGCCGGGTTGATGCCCCGTGTACTGGCGTTTGCCATCGACCTGGGGGTGCGCGGGCTGGTGCTGGGCTTGCTGTTTATTGTCCTGGCCTTGCTGGGGAGCGTCGGCATCGGGCTGGGCTCGGTGCTGCTGTTTCTGGTCAGTTGGTGGTACATGGTGCTGTTCGAGGTCCTCAATCAGGGCCGCTCGCCGGGTAAACAGCTGATGGGGTTGCGCGTCGTACATGACGATGGAACGCCCGTTGGCTGGCCGGCCTCGCTGATCCGCAACCTGCTGCGGTTCGTCGACATGCTGCCGTTCGGCTACAGCCTCGGCGCCATCAGTTGCCTGCAGCATCCGACCTTCAAACGGCTGGGCGATATTGCAGCCGGCACACTGGTGATCTACCGCGAACAGGCGGTCACCCGACCACAGATTCCGCAAGCCCTGGCACTGCACCCGCCCTTTGCGCTGAACCTCAATGAGCAACGCGCGGTGCTGGGTTTCGCCGAGCGTCAGACGGAGCTCTCCAGTGAACGGGTCAATGAGCTGGCGGCCATCCTTGCCGAGCCGCTCCATGTCTCACCGCCCCACGCAGTCGCCAAACTCAATGGCATCGCCCGCAGTTTGCTGGGGCCGGCATGA
- a CDS encoding stage II sporulation protein M — protein sequence MKQSLFENRHRVEWDQFAQRLDLLERGKANALDGTSFPKDYRRLCQHLALAQERGYSSYLIDPLQQLVLRGHQQLYRHRGRVGAHLLAFVLAGFPRLVREQWPFVLVSSLLFFGSLAGIGVLVYLYPELVYSLVPAGQVSEMQSMYDPAAGHLGRLGERAASDDWVMFGYYIMHNIGIAFQTYASGLLFGLGSAFFLFFNGLMIGAVAGHLTHIGYGENFWSFVIGHGAFELSAIALAGAAGLQLGWALIAPGRLPRGEALRRAAHKSVLMICGVMLFLLLAAFIEAYWSSRAGLAPPIKYLVGGALWVVMAIYLIFAGRTRHAPE from the coding sequence ATGAAGCAGAGCCTTTTCGAAAATCGCCATCGAGTCGAATGGGATCAATTTGCCCAGCGGCTCGATCTGCTTGAACGCGGCAAAGCCAATGCCCTCGATGGCACCTCGTTCCCCAAGGATTACCGACGGCTGTGCCAGCACCTCGCGCTGGCACAGGAGCGCGGCTACAGCAGCTACTTGATCGACCCCTTGCAACAGCTGGTACTGCGCGGGCACCAACAGCTTTACCGGCATCGCGGTCGGGTCGGCGCCCATCTGCTGGCCTTTGTCCTCGCCGGCTTTCCTCGACTGGTCCGTGAGCAATGGCCTTTCGTGCTGGTCTCAAGCCTGTTGTTTTTCGGCTCGCTGGCGGGCATCGGTGTGCTGGTGTACCTGTACCCCGAGCTGGTTTATAGCCTGGTCCCGGCCGGACAGGTGTCCGAGATGCAAAGCATGTACGACCCGGCAGCCGGTCACTTGGGGCGCTTGGGTGAACGCGCTGCCAGCGACGACTGGGTCATGTTCGGTTACTACATCATGCACAACATCGGCATCGCCTTTCAGACCTATGCCAGCGGATTGCTGTTTGGCCTGGGCAGCGCGTTTTTCCTGTTCTTCAACGGTTTGATGATCGGTGCGGTTGCCGGTCACCTGACGCACATCGGCTACGGGGAAAACTTCTGGTCATTCGTCATCGGCCATGGCGCCTTCGAACTCAGCGCCATCGCCCTGGCCGGTGCGGCTGGCCTGCAACTGGGCTGGGCGCTGATCGCCCCCGGGCGCTTGCCACGCGGTGAAGCCCTGCGCCGTGCGGCTCATAAAAGCGTGTTGATGATCTGCGGCGTCATGCTGTTTCTACTGCTTGCTGCGTTTATCGAGGCCTATTGGTCATCCCGCGCCGGACTTGCACCGCCGATCAAATACCTGGTGGGCGGCGCCCTCTGGGTGGTGATGGCGATTTACCTGATATTTGCCGGACGTACACGCCATGCGCCTGAGTGA
- a CDS encoding DUF4129 domain-containing protein, translated as MRLSDASVVIRPRTTWEAMDLGVLLNQQHRRLLMTSWAIVTLPVFALLSLLLWDSPSMAVLLFWWLKPAFERLPLYILSSALFGETPTLRQALRQWPRLLKPQLLASLTWRRFGLSRSFIMPVVQLEELNGLARQQRLAVLQQRDRGAARWLTLIGAHLEAALWIGLMVLFYFLLPAQIELNWNWQTLIATPEQDWLWLDHLINALYALILIIWEPIYVACGFSLYLNRRTRLEAWDIELVFRRLRQRLSSVAACLLMLGLLWLPATQPLWAAEPANAPDSPRLLQQPLTSQAASNSIKAILDTPPFKNPQTVTHYRFGKETPDQPAEPQTPGWLKAFFALLDSQRFAGLAQVIEVLLWASVIGAIALLIWRYRDWLRTFVSRRPKLRQTPAHPAPAQLFGLDLDRETLPDDIAACVENLWSTQPREALGLLYRALLSRLLHDFNLPLKSADTEGQVLERVQQLQEPALHTFSSTLTVHWQNMAYGHRLPPAHLQQELCDGWRALFGPGASR; from the coding sequence ATGCGCCTGAGTGACGCCAGCGTGGTCATCCGCCCTCGCACCACTTGGGAAGCCATGGACCTCGGGGTTCTGCTGAACCAGCAACATCGCCGCCTGCTGATGACCAGTTGGGCAATCGTCACGCTGCCGGTGTTTGCCCTGCTGAGCCTGTTGCTGTGGGACTCGCCCTCAATGGCCGTGCTGCTGTTCTGGTGGTTGAAACCGGCGTTCGAACGATTGCCGCTGTACATCCTCTCGAGCGCCCTGTTCGGCGAAACCCCGACCTTGAGACAGGCGCTGCGCCAATGGCCGCGACTGCTCAAACCGCAGTTGCTGGCCAGCCTGACATGGCGGCGCTTTGGCCTGAGTCGCAGCTTCATCATGCCGGTCGTGCAACTTGAAGAACTCAACGGTCTGGCACGCCAGCAGCGCCTGGCCGTGCTGCAACAACGCGATCGCGGCGCAGCACGCTGGCTGACGCTGATTGGCGCGCATCTGGAAGCCGCCTTGTGGATCGGCCTGATGGTGCTGTTCTATTTTTTGCTGCCAGCGCAAATCGAACTGAACTGGAACTGGCAAACGCTGATCGCTACCCCTGAGCAGGACTGGCTCTGGCTGGACCATCTGATCAATGCGCTTTACGCGCTGATCCTGATCATCTGGGAACCGATCTATGTCGCCTGCGGTTTCAGCTTGTACCTGAACCGTCGTACCCGACTCGAAGCCTGGGATATCGAACTGGTGTTTCGCCGCCTGCGCCAGCGCCTGAGCAGCGTCGCCGCCTGCCTGCTGATGCTCGGGCTACTGTGGTTGCCCGCCACGCAGCCACTCTGGGCCGCCGAACCCGCCAACGCCCCCGACAGCCCGCGCCTGCTCCAGCAACCGCTGACCAGCCAGGCCGCCAGTAACAGCATCAAGGCCATACTCGACACGCCACCGTTCAAGAATCCGCAGACCGTCACCCACTATCGCTTTGGTAAAGAAACGCCCGATCAACCTGCCGAGCCGCAAACACCGGGTTGGCTCAAAGCGTTTTTCGCACTGCTCGACAGCCAGCGCTTCGCCGGTCTGGCGCAGGTCATCGAGGTGCTGCTGTGGGCGAGTGTCATCGGCGCCATCGCGTTGCTGATCTGGCGTTACCGCGACTGGCTACGGACCTTTGTCAGCCGCCGTCCAAAACTGCGCCAAACGCCCGCACACCCGGCGCCGGCCCAACTGTTCGGCCTTGATCTCGATCGGGAAACCCTGCCGGACGATATCGCCGCCTGCGTCGAAAACCTCTGGTCGACCCAGCCCCGCGAAGCCCTCGGCTTGCTCTATCGGGCCTTGCTCAGCCGTTTGCTGCACGACTTCAACCTCCCGCTGAAAAGCGCCGACACCGAGGGCCAGGTGCTGGAACGGGTCCAACAGCTACAAGAACCGGCTCTGCATACCTTCAGCAGCACGTTGACAGTCCACTGGCAGAACATGGCCTATGGGCATCGCTTGCCACCGGCACACCTGCAACAGGAACTGTGTGACGGCTGGCGGGCGTTGTTCGGCCCGGGAGCTTCGCGTTGA
- a CDS encoding DUF4350 domain-containing protein, which yields MNRRLIPGLLIAGLLAALAVYLYQQATPYQEVIDHGPSPEARANPYLAAEHFLRQQGLTVTHANSLDILQFLEPHQQSLLLLGDRANMTPRQADQLLNWTRAGGRLLFVAEALWNEKTGKSGDLLLDRVQLHQSMSKDLGNPPPDAEADPYPNLTKLYLEDEDAPAYASFDPQFHLEDPKDLAQSWANSALATHMMQLGYGLGSITVITDAELWKNPNIGQYDNAWLLWYLYSDTGVTLLFNIDHDNLPTLLLRYFPQALVALVALIGLWIWHVGLRQGPAQAPAPKARRQLQEHLRASADFMLRRNGQHSLLLALQHDVLRRARHRHPGFEQLGVAEQWQVLARLTGQPTRAISQALSPRPEQRLSSAEFSRQVAHLQTLRNAL from the coding sequence TTGAATCGGCGCCTGATCCCTGGCCTGCTGATTGCCGGGCTGCTCGCGGCATTGGCGGTTTATCTGTACCAGCAGGCCACGCCCTATCAGGAAGTCATCGACCACGGTCCGTCCCCCGAAGCCCGAGCCAACCCGTACCTGGCGGCCGAACACTTTTTGCGTCAACAAGGGCTGACCGTGACTCACGCCAACAGCCTCGACATCCTGCAGTTTCTGGAACCGCATCAACAGAGCCTGTTACTGCTCGGTGATCGCGCCAACATGACCCCGCGCCAGGCCGATCAGCTGCTGAACTGGACGCGTGCGGGTGGACGTCTGCTGTTTGTGGCCGAAGCCCTGTGGAATGAAAAAACCGGCAAGAGCGGCGACCTGCTGCTCGACCGGGTGCAACTGCATCAATCCATGAGCAAGGATCTTGGCAACCCACCACCCGATGCCGAAGCAGACCCTTACCCGAACCTGACCAAACTCTATCTCGAAGACGAAGACGCTCCGGCCTACGCCAGTTTCGATCCGCAGTTCCATCTCGAAGACCCGAAAGACCTCGCGCAGTCCTGGGCCAACAGCGCGCTGGCCACTCACATGATGCAACTCGGTTATGGCCTGGGTTCCATCACGGTGATCACCGACGCCGAATTGTGGAAGAACCCGAACATCGGCCAATACGACAATGCCTGGCTGCTCTGGTACCTGTATTCGGACACCGGCGTGACCCTGCTCTTCAATATCGATCACGACAACCTGCCGACCTTGCTGCTGCGTTATTTCCCGCAGGCACTGGTGGCGCTCGTCGCGTTGATCGGCCTGTGGATCTGGCATGTCGGGTTACGTCAGGGCCCCGCGCAGGCACCGGCACCCAAAGCCCGTCGGCAACTTCAGGAGCATTTGCGTGCCAGTGCAGACTTCATGCTGCGGCGCAACGGTCAGCACAGCCTGCTGCTGGCTCTGCAACACGATGTGCTGCGCCGCGCCCGACACCGTCACCCAGGCTTCGAACAACTCGGCGTTGCCGAACAATGGCAGGTGCTCGCGCGCCTGACCGGCCAACCGACCCGCGCCATCAGCCAGGCACTCAGCCCACGGCCCGAACAGCGGCTCTCCAGCGCTGAGTTCAGCCGTCAGGTCGCCCACCTGCAAACCCTCAGGAATGCCTTATGA